The proteins below come from a single Caulobacter flavus genomic window:
- a CDS encoding SAM-dependent methyltransferase: protein MTDTLPASWRDEDLRAAPPAFRTALRIAVENWAIGSLTFVLPSGKPLRIDGKTPGPDAVVRVRDYRFIRRAFASGDIGFAEGYMAGEWDTPDLSAVLTAFALNFDKLAALVRGNPVMHLINVIFHWMNRNDRSGSKRNIHAHYDLGNAFYSQWLDRTMTYSSALYDQGPSASLDAAQTRKYEALAQSIGLAPGKHVLEIGCGWGGFAEYAAREVGARVTGITISPAQHDFARKRLFDQGLAEKADIRLIDYRDVQGQFDGVASIEMFEAVGEEYWPTYFGKIHDVLTPGGRAGLQIITIKDELFDSYRRHTDFIQRYIFPGGMLPSETRLRQETDRAGLSWDGVRRFGQDYADTLAEWARRFEAAWDQIRPLGFDERFRRLWHFYLSYCEAGFRTERTNVVQLGLSRG from the coding sequence ATGACCGACACCTTGCCCGCCTCGTGGCGAGACGAAGATCTCCGGGCCGCGCCGCCGGCCTTCCGCACGGCGCTACGCATCGCCGTCGAGAACTGGGCGATCGGATCCCTGACCTTCGTCCTGCCCTCGGGCAAGCCCCTGCGCATCGACGGCAAGACCCCCGGGCCCGACGCGGTGGTCCGCGTGCGCGACTATCGCTTCATCCGCCGGGCCTTCGCCTCGGGCGACATCGGCTTCGCCGAGGGCTACATGGCCGGCGAGTGGGACACCCCAGACCTGTCGGCCGTGCTGACCGCCTTCGCGCTGAACTTCGACAAGCTGGCGGCCCTGGTGCGCGGCAATCCCGTCATGCACCTGATCAACGTCATCTTCCACTGGATGAACCGCAACGACCGCAGCGGCTCCAAGCGCAACATCCACGCCCACTACGACCTGGGCAACGCCTTCTATTCACAGTGGCTGGACCGGACGATGACCTATTCGTCGGCCCTCTACGACCAGGGCCCCAGCGCCTCGCTGGACGCGGCCCAGACCCGCAAGTACGAGGCCCTGGCCCAGTCCATCGGCCTTGCGCCCGGCAAGCACGTGCTGGAGATCGGCTGCGGCTGGGGCGGGTTCGCCGAGTACGCGGCCAGGGAGGTCGGGGCCAGGGTCACCGGCATCACCATCTCGCCCGCCCAGCACGACTTCGCCAGGAAGCGCCTGTTCGACCAGGGCCTGGCCGAGAAGGCCGACATCCGCCTGATCGACTATCGCGACGTGCAGGGCCAGTTCGACGGCGTGGCCTCGATCGAGATGTTCGAGGCCGTCGGCGAGGAGTACTGGCCCACCTATTTCGGCAAGATCCACGACGTGCTGACCCCAGGCGGCCGCGCCGGCCTGCAGATCATCACCATCAAGGACGAGCTGTTCGACAGCTACCGCCGGCACACCGACTTCATCCAGCGCTACATCTTCCCGGGCGGCATGCTGCCCAGCGAGACCCGGCTACGCCAGGAGACCGACAGGGCCGGCCTGTCGTGGGACGGCGTGCGGCGCTTCGGCCAGGACTACGCCGACACCCTGGCCGAATGGGCCCGCAGGTTCGAGGCGGCCTGGGACCAGATCCGCCCCCTGGGCTTCGACGAGCGCTTCCGCCGGCTGTGGCACTTCTATCTGAGCTACTGCGAGGCCGGTTTCCGCACCGAGCGCACCAACGTCGTCCAGCTTGGCCTGTCCCGCGGCTAG
- a CDS encoding cryptochrome/photolyase family protein, which translates to MQVRIDPGVPGPVIVWLRNDLRLADNPALKAAADTGRPVIPLYVLDETSGVRPMGAASLWWLDKSLRTLAESLKAIGSKLVLRRGPAMDVLKDVVAHAGAAAVVWNRLYEPAAIARDAEIKTALKADGLVVESCVAGLLNEPWTVQNGSKQPYKVFTPYWRAARAHLTHVEVEAAPKRLEAPKHWPHSDSLDGWGLHPKTPDWSKGFSIWTPGEAGALSRLDDFLSGPVDGYGEGRDVPGLEATSRLSPHLHFGEIGPRQVWAAARNAAEAGDAPHGEIEKFLSEVGWREFNHAILFNWPDLPKKNFRPEFDAFPWSENPRGFEAWTEGRTGYPLVDAGMRELWATGFMHNRVRMITASFLIKHLLVDWREGEAWFWDTLVDADLANNVGNWQWVAGSGADASPYFRIFNPIGQGERFDPKGTYVKRWIPELANLPADVVHQPWTAPERLSAGARAVYGKPIVDHPRARAAALEAYRRLRGDAGDD; encoded by the coding sequence GTGCAAGTGCGGATCGATCCAGGCGTCCCAGGACCCGTCATCGTGTGGCTGCGCAACGACCTGCGCCTGGCCGACAATCCCGCCCTGAAGGCCGCCGCCGACACGGGCCGGCCGGTGATCCCCCTCTATGTCCTCGACGAGACCAGCGGCGTGCGGCCGATGGGCGCGGCCTCGCTGTGGTGGCTCGACAAGTCGTTGCGGACGCTTGCCGAGAGCCTGAAGGCCATCGGCTCCAAGCTGGTCCTGCGGCGCGGACCGGCCATGGACGTGCTCAAGGACGTGGTCGCCCACGCCGGAGCCGCCGCCGTCGTCTGGAACCGCCTGTACGAGCCGGCCGCCATCGCCCGCGACGCCGAGATCAAGACGGCGCTGAAGGCCGATGGCCTGGTGGTCGAAAGCTGCGTCGCCGGCCTGCTGAACGAGCCGTGGACCGTACAGAACGGCTCCAAGCAGCCCTACAAGGTGTTCACCCCCTACTGGCGGGCGGCGCGGGCGCATCTCACCCATGTCGAGGTCGAAGCAGCGCCCAAGCGCCTGGAGGCGCCCAAGCACTGGCCGCACAGCGACTCCCTGGACGGCTGGGGCCTGCACCCGAAGACGCCTGACTGGTCGAAGGGCTTCTCCATCTGGACGCCCGGCGAGGCCGGCGCCCTCTCGCGGCTGGACGATTTCCTGTCCGGGCCGGTCGACGGCTACGGCGAGGGCCGCGACGTGCCTGGGCTGGAGGCCACCTCGCGCCTGTCCCCGCACCTGCACTTCGGCGAGATCGGCCCGCGCCAGGTCTGGGCCGCCGCCCGCAACGCCGCCGAGGCGGGCGACGCCCCGCACGGCGAGATCGAGAAGTTCCTGTCCGAGGTGGGCTGGCGCGAGTTCAACCACGCGATCCTGTTCAATTGGCCCGACCTGCCGAAGAAGAACTTCCGGCCCGAGTTCGACGCCTTTCCCTGGTCGGAGAACCCTCGCGGCTTCGAGGCCTGGACCGAGGGCCGCACCGGCTATCCGCTGGTCGACGCCGGCATGCGCGAGCTGTGGGCCACCGGCTTCATGCACAACCGTGTGCGGATGATCACCGCCTCGTTCCTGATCAAGCACCTGCTGGTCGACTGGCGCGAGGGCGAGGCCTGGTTCTGGGATACGCTGGTCGACGCCGACCTCGCCAACAACGTCGGCAACTGGCAGTGGGTGGCCGGCAGCGGCGCCGACGCCTCGCCCTACTTCCGCATCTTCAACCCGATCGGCCAGGGCGAAAGGTTCGACCCCAAGGGAACTTACGTCAAAAGGTGGATCCCCGAGCTGGCCAACCTGCCCGCCGACGTCGTCCATCAGCCCTGGACCGCGCCCGAACGGCTGAGCGCCGGCGCCAGGGCCGTCTACGGCAAGCCGATCGTCGACCATCCGCGCGCCCGGGCCGCCGCGCTGGAGGCCTATCGGCGGCTTCGCGGAGATGCGGGCGACGACTGA
- the kdsA gene encoding 3-deoxy-8-phosphooctulonate synthase: protein MSQPVAPNAVVEVKTPNGKAVRIGNAERLTFIAGPCQMESRQHALETAHALKEIGERLGVGLIYKTSYDKANRTSATAARGIGLYDSLPIFQEIREVTGLPTLTDVHEISHCDPVAEAVDVIQIPAFLCRQTDLLLAAAKTGRAINIKKGQFLAPWDMKNVIAKVTGAGNPNVMACERGASFGYNTLVSDMRSLPIMKEIGCPVVFDATHSVQQPGGQGTSSGGQREFVPVLARAAVSIGVAMVFMETHPDPDHAPSDGPNMVPLSQFEGLVAELLEFDALAKRKLAA, encoded by the coding sequence TTGAGTCAGCCCGTCGCTCCTAACGCCGTCGTCGAAGTAAAGACGCCGAACGGCAAGGCCGTCCGCATCGGCAACGCCGAACGCCTGACCTTCATCGCCGGCCCGTGCCAGATGGAAAGCCGCCAGCACGCGCTGGAAACGGCCCACGCCCTCAAGGAGATCGGCGAGCGCCTGGGCGTCGGCCTGATCTACAAGACCAGCTACGACAAGGCCAACCGCACCTCGGCCACGGCCGCGCGCGGCATCGGCCTCTATGACAGCCTGCCGATCTTCCAGGAGATCCGCGAGGTCACCGGCCTGCCGACCCTGACCGACGTGCACGAGATCAGCCACTGCGACCCGGTGGCCGAGGCCGTCGACGTGATCCAGATCCCGGCCTTCCTGTGCCGCCAGACCGACCTCTTGCTGGCCGCCGCCAAGACCGGCCGGGCGATCAACATCAAGAAGGGCCAGTTCCTGGCCCCGTGGGACATGAAGAACGTCATCGCCAAGGTCACCGGCGCGGGCAATCCCAACGTCATGGCCTGCGAACGCGGCGCCTCGTTCGGCTACAACACCCTGGTCTCCGACATGCGCAGCCTGCCGATCATGAAGGAGATCGGCTGCCCGGTGGTGTTCGACGCCACCCACAGCGTGCAGCAGCCGGGCGGGCAGGGCACGTCCTCGGGCGGCCAGCGCGAGTTCGTGCCGGTGCTGGCCCGGGCGGCCGTCTCGATCGGCGTGGCCATGGTGTTCATGGAAACCCACCCCGACCCCGACCACGCCCCGTCGGACGGTCCCAACATGGTGCCGCTGAGCCAGTTCGAGGGCCTTGTGGCCGAACTGCTCGAGTTCGACGCCCTGGCCAAGCGCAAGCTGGCGGCCTGA
- the rfaD gene encoding ADP-glyceromanno-heptose 6-epimerase, translating into MSRRIVLVTGGAGFIGSNIVARLCEDPALDVVVCDWLGEAAQGKWRNIAKHPIADFVAPEQLFDWLAIRGDEVELVIHMGAISSTTEPDADLIVQSNFVLSRDIWRWCARNGTRLIYASSAATYGDGSQGFDGKDDIDTLMGLRPLNAYGWSKALFDVFAVREAARGHAPPQWVGLKFFNVYGPNEDHKGGMKSVVCQIWPKIQAGEGVRLFKSHHPDYEDGGQLRDFVYVRDVADVIAWLAKSPHVNGVYNLGSGKARSFKDLAEATFAAIARQPDISYFDMPEVLQGKYQYFTEADMSRLRAAGYNAPMTSLEDGVADYVAGFLNTDDPYR; encoded by the coding sequence ATGTCCAGACGCATCGTTCTCGTCACCGGCGGCGCCGGGTTCATCGGCTCCAACATCGTCGCCAGACTGTGCGAGGATCCGGCGCTCGACGTCGTGGTCTGCGACTGGCTGGGCGAGGCGGCGCAAGGCAAGTGGCGCAACATCGCCAAGCACCCGATCGCCGATTTCGTCGCCCCCGAGCAGCTGTTCGACTGGCTGGCCATACGCGGCGACGAGGTCGAGCTGGTCATCCACATGGGCGCGATCTCGTCGACGACCGAGCCCGACGCCGACCTGATCGTGCAGTCCAACTTCGTGCTGTCGCGAGACATCTGGCGCTGGTGCGCCAGGAACGGAACCCGCCTGATCTACGCCTCGTCGGCCGCCACCTATGGCGACGGAAGCCAGGGCTTCGACGGCAAGGACGACATCGACACCCTGATGGGCCTGCGTCCGCTGAACGCCTACGGCTGGTCCAAGGCGCTGTTCGACGTTTTCGCCGTGCGCGAGGCCGCTCGCGGCCACGCCCCGCCGCAATGGGTGGGCCTGAAGTTCTTCAACGTCTACGGCCCCAACGAGGACCACAAGGGCGGCATGAAGTCGGTGGTCTGCCAGATCTGGCCGAAGATCCAGGCGGGCGAGGGGGTGCGCCTCTTCAAGTCTCACCACCCCGACTACGAGGACGGCGGGCAGCTGCGCGACTTCGTCTATGTGCGCGACGTCGCCGACGTGATCGCCTGGCTGGCCAAGAGCCCGCACGTCAACGGCGTCTACAACCTGGGCTCGGGCAAGGCCCGCTCGTTCAAGGACCTGGCCGAGGCCACCTTCGCCGCGATCGCCCGCCAGCCCGACATCAGCTATTTCGACATGCCCGAGGTGCTGCAGGGGAAGTACCAGTACTTCACCGAAGCCGACATGAGCCGCCTGCGCGCGGCCGGCTACAACGCGCCGATGACCTCGCTGGAAGACGGGGTGGCCGACTATGTGGCAGGCTTCCTGAACACGGACGACCCCTACCGCTGA
- a CDS encoding FAD-dependent oxidoreductase — MPADPAVVDTDCCVVGGGPAGMMVGLLLARAGVRVVVLEKHGDFLRDFRGDTVHPSTLQAMADLGLLEAFLALPHTKVSALSAQIGDETIHLADFHGLKTAAPFIALMPQWDFLDFLADAARRYPTFDLRMNARAEAVVEHDGRVAGVRVATPDGPLEVRARLVIAADGRRSVLRDAAGLPVEDLGAPMDVLWMRLSRKPTDDPEAPLGRASAGRMFVTIPREGYYQCGYVAAKGTFDAIRSAGMEAFRHEVAQAAPMLADRVEELRSFDDVHLLTVTVDRLTRWSLPGLLCIGDAAHAMSPVGGVGINLAVQDAVAAANILHDAFGLDDAALDERARAVQRRRLPPTRAMQSLQLLIQDRLVGAALSGRALKAPAAMRLFERFPRLRRIPARVLGLGFRLERVRSPDAFSG, encoded by the coding sequence ATGCCTGCCGATCCCGCCGTTGTCGACACCGATTGCTGCGTGGTCGGCGGTGGTCCGGCGGGGATGATGGTCGGCCTGCTGCTGGCCAGGGCGGGGGTGAGGGTGGTCGTGCTGGAGAAGCACGGCGACTTCCTGCGGGACTTTCGCGGCGACACCGTCCATCCCTCGACCCTGCAGGCGATGGCCGACCTTGGCCTGCTCGAGGCGTTTCTCGCGCTGCCGCACACGAAGGTCAGCGCCCTGTCGGCGCAGATCGGCGACGAGACCATCCACCTGGCCGACTTCCACGGCCTGAAGACCGCCGCGCCGTTCATCGCCCTGATGCCGCAATGGGACTTCCTCGACTTCCTGGCGGACGCCGCACGGCGCTACCCGACCTTCGACCTGCGCATGAACGCGAGGGCCGAAGCGGTGGTCGAGCATGACGGCCGCGTCGCCGGCGTGCGGGTCGCGACGCCGGACGGGCCGCTGGAGGTTCGCGCGCGGCTGGTGATCGCCGCCGACGGCCGCCGCTCGGTGCTGCGCGACGCCGCCGGCCTGCCGGTCGAGGACCTGGGCGCGCCAATGGACGTGCTGTGGATGCGCCTGTCGCGCAAGCCGACCGACGACCCGGAGGCGCCCTTGGGGCGCGCCAGCGCCGGCCGGATGTTCGTGACCATCCCGCGCGAGGGCTACTACCAGTGCGGCTACGTCGCCGCGAAAGGGACGTTCGACGCCATCAGGAGCGCGGGCATGGAGGCTTTCCGGCACGAGGTCGCCCAGGCCGCTCCCATGCTGGCCGACCGGGTCGAAGAGCTGCGGAGCTTCGACGACGTCCACCTGTTGACCGTCACCGTGGACCGCCTGACGCGGTGGTCGCTGCCGGGTCTGCTGTGCATCGGCGACGCCGCCCACGCCATGTCGCCGGTCGGCGGTGTGGGCATCAACCTGGCCGTCCAGGACGCGGTGGCGGCGGCCAACATCCTGCACGACGCCTTCGGGCTGGACGATGCCGCGCTGGACGAGCGGGCGCGGGCGGTGCAGCGCCGCCGCCTGCCTCCGACCCGCGCCATGCAGTCGTTGCAACTGCTGATCCAGGACCGCCTGGTCGGCGCGGCGCTCAGCGGCCGGGCGCTGAAGGCGCCGGCGGCGATGCGGCTGTTCGAGCGCTTTCCGCGCCTGCGCCGCATCCCGGCCCGCGTGCTGGGCCTCGGCTTCCGGCTGGAGCGCGTGCGCTCGCCCGACGCCTTCTCCGGTTGA
- a CDS encoding hydroxymethylglutaryl-CoA synthase family protein, translated as MVGIAAWGAYAPRLRLSRKAVVVANAWIAPGLAGKAKGERSMANWDEDALTMAVEAARDALGVEDEGRAAIEGAIFASTTAPFADRQNAGILAAALTLEPTIASADVTGSQRCGLTALGQALDAAASGRRVLVAVGEHRRARAASPQELDFGDAAAAFVVSPDGAAAEFLGRGTVTDDFVDHFRGADAAFDYAWEERWIRDEGIVKLVPPAIRAALDAAGVDAAQVDHFCFPSTFAGMGATLAKTLGIRPDAVRDTLAAQLGEAGAAHGPLLLAHALEEAQPGQIVLVAQFGQGAEALVFRAGGEIGSSRPARGVAGALADRQEETNYLKFLVFNDLVEWDRGMRAEKDNKTALTTLYRNRDQILGLVGGRCRETGVVQFPRTRISVAPNNPAVDTQEPYRFAERAAQVLTYSADYLTFSMSPPNHYGMIVFEGGGRIMLDITDVTPGEVETGLPVKMVFRIKDRDEKRGFVRYFWKAAPDRAAMAAVTAQAAE; from the coding sequence ATGGTCGGCATCGCCGCCTGGGGCGCCTATGCGCCGCGTCTTCGCCTCAGCCGCAAGGCGGTCGTCGTCGCCAACGCCTGGATCGCGCCGGGTCTGGCGGGCAAGGCCAAGGGCGAGCGTTCCATGGCCAACTGGGACGAGGACGCCCTGACCATGGCCGTCGAGGCCGCCCGCGACGCCCTGGGCGTCGAGGATGAGGGGCGGGCGGCGATCGAAGGGGCGATCTTCGCCTCGACCACGGCGCCTTTCGCCGATCGCCAGAACGCCGGGATCCTGGCCGCCGCCCTGACGCTGGAGCCCACGATCGCCTCGGCCGACGTCACCGGCTCGCAGCGCTGCGGTCTCACCGCGCTCGGCCAGGCGCTGGACGCCGCCGCCTCGGGCAGGCGCGTGCTGGTCGCCGTCGGCGAGCATCGCCGGGCCCGTGCGGCCTCGCCGCAGGAACTGGACTTCGGCGACGCCGCCGCCGCCTTCGTGGTCTCGCCCGACGGCGCGGCCGCCGAGTTCCTGGGCCGGGGCACGGTCACCGACGACTTCGTCGATCACTTCCGTGGTGCGGACGCGGCATTCGACTACGCCTGGGAGGAGCGCTGGATCCGCGACGAGGGCATCGTCAAGCTGGTCCCGCCGGCCATCCGCGCGGCGCTGGACGCGGCGGGCGTCGACGCCGCCCAGGTCGACCATTTCTGCTTCCCGTCGACCTTTGCCGGCATGGGGGCGACCCTGGCCAAGACCCTCGGCATCCGCCCCGACGCCGTCCGCGACACCCTGGCCGCCCAGCTCGGCGAGGCCGGCGCGGCTCATGGTCCGCTGCTGCTGGCGCACGCGCTGGAAGAGGCCCAGCCTGGCCAGATCGTCCTCGTCGCCCAGTTCGGCCAGGGCGCCGAGGCCTTGGTGTTCCGCGCCGGCGGCGAGATCGGATCGAGCCGCCCCGCGCGAGGCGTCGCCGGCGCGCTGGCCGACCGCCAGGAGGAGACCAACTACCTGAAGTTCCTGGTCTTCAACGACCTCGTGGAATGGGACAGGGGCATGCGGGCCGAGAAGGACAACAAGACGGCCCTGACCACCCTCTATCGCAACCGCGACCAGATCCTGGGCCTGGTGGGCGGGCGCTGCCGCGAGACCGGCGTCGTCCAGTTCCCGCGCACCCGCATCTCGGTCGCGCCCAACAACCCGGCCGTCGACACCCAGGAGCCCTACCGCTTCGCCGAGCGCGCCGCCCAGGTGCTGACCTATTCGGCCGACTACCTTACCTTCTCGATGAGCCCGCCCAACCACTACGGCATGATCGTCTTCGAAGGCGGCGGGCGGATCATGCTCGACATCACCGACGTGACGCCCGGCGAGGTCGAGACCGGCCTGCCGGTGAAGATGGTCTTCCGCATCAAGGACCGCGACGAGAAGCGCGGCTTCGTCCGCTACTTCTGGAAGGCCGCGCCCGATCGCGCCGCGATGGCGGCCGTCACGGCCCAGGCGGCGGAGTAG
- a CDS encoding type II toxin-antitoxin system VapC family toxin, which produces MIVLDTSAVLAILWREPEADDFRNAIAEAEMALISTATLLECAVVCMRRKGPANVEELDRLLEVLKVTSVAFDDSQSAIARQAFETYRAGRHGLNFGDCFAYALAMARGLPLLFKGEDFAATDVKRAV; this is translated from the coding sequence GTGATCGTCCTCGACACTTCCGCAGTGCTTGCGATCCTGTGGCGAGAACCCGAGGCCGACGACTTTCGCAACGCCATCGCCGAAGCGGAAATGGCGCTGATTTCGACGGCGACGTTGCTGGAATGCGCGGTCGTCTGCATGCGCCGCAAGGGCCCCGCCAACGTCGAGGAACTCGATCGGCTGCTTGAAGTGCTGAAAGTCACCTCGGTCGCCTTCGATGACTCGCAGTCGGCGATCGCGCGGCAGGCCTTCGAAACCTACCGCGCCGGCCGCCACGGCCTGAACTTCGGCGACTGCTTCGCCTACGCCCTGGCCATGGCGCGGGGCTTGCCGCTGCTGTTCAAGGGCGAGGACTTCGCCGCCACCGACGTGAAGCGCGCCGTCTGA
- a CDS encoding type II toxin-antitoxin system VapB family antitoxin — protein MRDLLQLAFSGVLFGCNVEVMGMVIHDEETLRMAQELADRKGLAAPDVLKELLRAELERTVPAESRPSRFTPEEREAIAARIAAIQARVEALPVLDPRHPDDMLYDEDGLPK, from the coding sequence ATGAGGGATCTCCTTCAGCTCGCCTTCTCGGGCGTATTGTTCGGGTGTAACGTCGAGGTCATGGGCATGGTGATCCACGACGAGGAAACGCTGCGCATGGCGCAGGAGCTGGCGGACCGTAAGGGTCTGGCGGCTCCCGACGTCCTGAAGGAGCTGCTTCGCGCCGAGCTCGAGCGCACCGTGCCCGCGGAGTCGCGCCCCTCCAGGTTCACGCCTGAAGAACGGGAAGCCATCGCCGCCAGAATCGCCGCCATCCAGGCGCGGGTGGAGGCCTTGCCGGTGCTGGATCCGCGCCATCCGGACGACATGCTGTACGATGAAGACGGCCTGCCGAAGTGA
- a CDS encoding acetyl-CoA acetyltransferase has product MASGIRDKVAILGMGCSKFGERWDAGPDDLMVEAYVEAMADAGIEASQLDAAWFSTHIDEIGTGKGGTPLSIALRLPNIAVTRVENFCASGSEAFRGAVYAVAAGAADIALAVGVEKLKDTGYGGLPFGAPGTLAPQVMPNGSAPGNFAQLASAYRAKHGVSKEDLKRAIAHVSVKSHANGAKNPKAHLRKPITAEQALNAPIIAEPLGLFDCCGVSDGAAAAIVTTPEIARALGKHDLVTVKALQLSVSNGYESQYNGWDGSHFHTARIAAGKAYKEAGIERPREQISMMEVHDCFSVTELVTMEDLFISAEGRGWRDVLDGFYDADGGVPCQIDGGLKCFGHPIGASGLRMLYEMYLQLQGRAGERQLRDPVLGMTHNLGGAPASNVCSVAIIGREGA; this is encoded by the coding sequence ATGGCCAGCGGCATCCGCGACAAGGTCGCCATTCTTGGCATGGGCTGCAGCAAGTTCGGCGAGCGCTGGGACGCTGGTCCCGACGACCTGATGGTCGAGGCCTATGTCGAGGCCATGGCCGACGCGGGGATCGAGGCCAGCCAGCTCGACGCGGCCTGGTTCTCGACCCACATCGACGAGATCGGCACGGGCAAGGGCGGCACGCCGCTGTCGATCGCGCTGCGCCTGCCCAACATCGCCGTCACCCGGGTGGAGAACTTCTGCGCCTCGGGCTCGGAGGCCTTCCGGGGCGCGGTCTATGCGGTGGCCGCCGGCGCGGCCGACATCGCCCTGGCCGTCGGGGTCGAGAAGCTGAAGGACACCGGCTATGGCGGCCTGCCGTTCGGCGCGCCGGGCACGCTGGCGCCGCAGGTCATGCCCAACGGCTCGGCCCCCGGCAACTTCGCCCAGCTGGCCAGCGCCTACCGCGCCAAGCACGGGGTCTCCAAGGAGGACCTCAAGCGCGCCATCGCCCACGTCTCGGTCAAGAGCCACGCCAACGGCGCCAAGAACCCCAAGGCCCACCTTCGCAAGCCGATCACCGCCGAGCAGGCGCTGAACGCCCCGATCATCGCCGAGCCGCTGGGGCTGTTCGACTGCTGCGGCGTCTCCGACGGCGCGGCCGCCGCCATCGTCACTACGCCCGAGATCGCCCGGGCGCTGGGCAAGCACGACCTCGTCACCGTCAAGGCGCTGCAGCTGTCGGTCTCCAATGGCTACGAGAGCCAGTACAACGGCTGGGACGGCAGTCACTTCCACACCGCCCGCATCGCCGCCGGCAAGGCCTACAAGGAAGCCGGCATCGAGCGCCCGCGCGAGCAGATCTCGATGATGGAGGTGCACGACTGCTTCTCGGTGACCGAGCTGGTCACCATGGAGGACCTGTTCATCTCGGCCGAGGGGCGGGGCTGGCGCGACGTGCTGGACGGCTTCTACGACGCCGACGGCGGGGTGCCGTGCCAGATCGACGGCGGGCTGAAGTGCTTCGGCCATCCGATCGGCGCCTCGGGCCTGCGGATGCTCTACGAGATGTACCTGCAGCTGCAGGGCCGGGCGGGCGAGCGCCAGCTGCGCGACCCGGTCCTGGGCATGACCCACAATCTGGGCGGCGCGCCGGCCAGCAATGTCTGCTCGGTGGCCATCATCGGGCGGGAAGGGGCGTAG
- a CDS encoding DUF3089 domain-containing protein, which yields MSGRFKGFKRWIFAGCVLFLGIVLTAAFYWRYDILRTTLDPKVPFQTYDPPPAPNYADPAAWALLPRGATGMDRAADVFFVHPTTFDGGRDWNAPYDQPKANRYLNRVVLPNYAAPFSRVGRIFAPHYRQASLYTFLTLRDDAREARRFAYGDVRDAFRAWRDRYDKGRPLVLVGVEQGGSLLARLVAEEIAPDPALRDRLAGVYLIETAVPADEYGPVARIPACARREEAGCVVAWASLTDGDFQKAQEWLGRSLTWMGGDQLENLNGRKPLCVNPLLGAQGTERAPARLNLGSVNATGLEWGARPAFLKRQVWAQCENGLLHTGRPKSASLRDTGSWTDRRKVDGYNLFWADIEADAAARVAALGKRAPPVIRAAGAE from the coding sequence ATGTCGGGACGCTTCAAGGGCTTCAAGCGCTGGATCTTCGCGGGATGCGTCCTCTTCCTGGGGATCGTCCTGACGGCGGCGTTCTACTGGCGCTACGACATCCTGCGCACGACGCTGGATCCGAAGGTCCCGTTCCAGACCTACGATCCGCCGCCGGCTCCCAACTACGCCGATCCGGCCGCCTGGGCCCTGCTGCCGCGGGGAGCGACGGGGATGGACCGGGCCGCCGACGTGTTCTTCGTTCACCCGACCACCTTCGACGGCGGGCGCGACTGGAACGCGCCCTACGACCAGCCCAAGGCCAATCGCTATCTGAACCGCGTGGTGCTGCCCAACTACGCCGCACCGTTCTCGCGGGTGGGCCGGATCTTCGCGCCGCACTACCGCCAGGCCAGCCTCTACACCTTCCTGACCCTGCGCGACGACGCCCGCGAGGCGCGCCGCTTCGCCTATGGCGACGTACGCGACGCCTTCCGCGCCTGGCGCGACCGCTACGACAAGGGCCGGCCGCTGGTGCTGGTGGGGGTGGAGCAGGGCGGCAGCCTGCTGGCGCGCCTGGTGGCCGAGGAGATCGCCCCCGACCCGGCGCTGCGCGACCGGCTGGCGGGAGTCTACCTGATCGAGACCGCCGTGCCCGCCGACGAATACGGCCCCGTCGCGCGGATTCCGGCCTGCGCGCGCCGTGAAGAGGCCGGCTGCGTCGTGGCCTGGGCCTCGCTCACCGACGGCGATTTCCAGAAGGCCCAGGAGTGGCTGGGCCGCTCGCTGACCTGGATGGGCGGCGACCAGCTGGAGAACCTGAACGGCCGCAAGCCGCTGTGCGTCAACCCGCTGCTGGGCGCCCAGGGCACCGAGCGCGCGCCGGCGCGCCTGAACCTCGGCTCGGTCAACGCCACGGGCCTGGAGTGGGGGGCCCGCCCGGCTTTCCTCAAGCGCCAGGTCTGGGCGCAGTGCGAGAACGGCCTGCTGCACACCGGCAGGCCGAAGTCGGCCTCTCTGCGCGACACCGGCTCGTGGACCGACCGCCGCAAGGTCGACGGCTACAATCTGTTCTGGGCCGACATCGAGGCGGATGCGGCCGCCCGCGTGGCGGCGCTGGGCAAGCGCGCGCCGCCGGTGATCCGCGCTGCGGGCGCTGAATAG